The following are from one region of the Paenibacillus sp. JZ16 genome:
- a CDS encoding YggS family pyridoxal phosphate-dependent enzyme, whose translation MSLKERIDRVEQRITEACARSGRNRNDVNIIAVTKYVSLDMTASVLDQGLQHIGENRWQDAQAKWNALGSRGTWHFIGHLQTNKVRDVIDKFQYIHSLDRLSLAHELEKRAAALDLQVSAFMQVNISGEESKYGLPPEKAAEFLKEINSLSHVKVTGLMTMAPYESSAEQTRPVFRGLRQLRDELNKQALTAEPLTELSMGMSNDFEVAIEEGATWVRLGSTLVGKEED comes from the coding sequence TTGAGTTTGAAGGAACGTATCGATCGAGTGGAACAGCGAATCACGGAGGCTTGCGCAAGAAGCGGCAGGAACCGGAATGATGTAAATATCATTGCGGTTACTAAATATGTCTCCTTGGACATGACAGCTTCGGTACTGGATCAGGGACTGCAGCATATCGGCGAGAACCGCTGGCAGGATGCCCAGGCGAAATGGAACGCTCTTGGAAGCCGCGGCACATGGCATTTCATCGGCCATCTTCAGACCAATAAGGTTCGGGATGTCATTGATAAATTTCAATATATTCATTCGCTTGACCGCTTGTCTCTGGCCCATGAGCTGGAGAAGAGGGCTGCTGCGCTGGATCTGCAGGTATCCGCCTTTATGCAGGTCAATATCTCGGGCGAGGAATCCAAGTATGGTTTGCCTCCTGAGAAAGCAGCCGAGTTTTTGAAGGAAATCAACAGTCTTTCACACGTAAAGGTGACCGGACTCATGACCATGGCTCCATATGAATCGTCGGCGGAGCAGACGCGTCCTGTATTTCGTGGTTTAAGACAACTAAGAGATGAGCTGAACAAGCAGGCGCTTACGGCGGAGCCATTGACCGAATTGTCCATGGGCATGTCCAATGACTTTGAAGTAGCCATAGAGGAAGGGGCGACCTGGGTGCGTCTCGGCTCGACTTTAGTAGGGAAAGAGGAGGATTGA